One segment of Cetobacterium sp. NK01 DNA contains the following:
- a CDS encoding DUF1847 domain-containing protein — protein MSICAKCMTRGCLSKDQEKMPKVFCPSRNEEMQNKAKELHVGDDLTIAVQSALVEAEGNTNWTRVQETIAFAKKCGYERIGLAFCTGLHEEAKTFVKILEHHGLKVVSVICKNGAILKGFLGIPQEEKETYVKNDIMCNPIGQALHLNEEKTDLNILFGLCVGHDTLFIKHSEAPVTVFAVKDRVLCHNPVAAIYQADAYYKKKLF, from the coding sequence ATGAGTATTTGTGCAAAATGTATGACAAGAGGTTGTTTATCAAAGGATCAAGAAAAGATGCCAAAGGTATTTTGTCCTAGTAGAAATGAGGAAATGCAAAATAAAGCAAAGGAGCTACACGTGGGAGACGACTTAACAATTGCAGTTCAGTCAGCACTTGTTGAAGCTGAAGGAAATACAAATTGGACTCGTGTTCAAGAAACTATAGCTTTTGCTAAAAAATGTGGTTATGAACGTATAGGATTAGCTTTTTGTACAGGATTACATGAGGAGGCTAAAACATTTGTAAAAATATTAGAACATCATGGATTAAAGGTAGTTTCTGTAATTTGTAAAAATGGAGCTATTTTAAAAGGATTCTTAGGAATCCCTCAAGAGGAAAAAGAAACATATGTAAAAAATGATATAATGTGTAATCCGATAGGTCAAGCTTTACATTTAAATGAAGAGAAAACAGATTTAAATATTTTATTTGGTCTTTGTGTAGGACATGATACATTATTTATTAAGCATTCAGAAGCACCGGTTACTGTATTTGCAGTAAAAGATAGAGTGTTGTGTCATAATCCAGTGGCAGCTATATATCAAGCTGATGCATACTATAAGAAGAAACTATTTTAA
- a CDS encoding MATE family efflux transporter: MSEKNMTLKDGNIKSLLLKYSVPAIISMLVSALYNVVDRIYIGNMPEVGTLAITGVGVTLPLANIVLAFSMLIGIGATANISIKLGEDRKKDAEKIVGHIITLSIILGIGITILGIFFIDPILKIFGASDITFKYAKDYISIILCGTVFNIMGYALNNIIRADGSPKICSAIMVFSCLVNIILDPIFIFVLNLGVKGAAYATILSQIVTLVLSYLYFKSERSELKIRKKYFSLDLNIIKLILSIGISPFVMQLATSMVQVINNNALKTYGGDLAIGAMTTVNAVALLCFMPVYGISQGAQPIIGYNYGAKQFHRMKEALKISMGVGTLIFLIILFFIESFPITIIKMFNSDPTIIKMSVEGMRIYLIAMPAIGLAMAGSNYFLAVGKGKMAMFLSLLRQVILLIPLITICSKLLGLRGIWLAQPISDTISSIITVIMLKRNLSKQKTAI; the protein is encoded by the coding sequence ATGAGTGAAAAAAATATGACTTTAAAAGATGGAAATATAAAAAGCCTGTTACTTAAATATTCTGTACCAGCAATAATAAGTATGTTAGTAAGTGCCCTATATAATGTAGTTGATAGAATCTATATAGGAAATATGCCAGAAGTTGGAACGTTAGCTATAACAGGAGTAGGAGTTACTTTGCCATTAGCTAATATAGTTTTAGCTTTCTCAATGTTAATAGGAATAGGTGCTACAGCAAATATATCTATAAAATTGGGAGAGGACAGAAAAAAAGATGCAGAAAAAATAGTAGGACATATAATAACATTATCTATAATTCTAGGAATAGGGATAACAATTTTAGGAATATTTTTTATCGATCCCATATTAAAAATATTTGGTGCTAGTGATATAACATTTAAATATGCTAAGGATTATATTAGTATTATTTTATGTGGAACGGTATTTAATATAATGGGATATGCTCTAAATAATATTATCAGAGCTGATGGGAGTCCCAAAATTTGTTCGGCTATTATGGTTTTTAGTTGTTTAGTAAATATTATTTTAGATCCAATATTTATATTTGTATTAAATTTAGGAGTAAAAGGAGCTGCTTATGCAACGATACTTTCTCAAATTGTAACACTAGTTTTATCGTATTTATATTTTAAAAGTGAAAGGTCAGAGTTAAAGATAAGAAAAAAGTATTTTTCTTTAGATTTAAATATTATAAAATTGATTTTATCGATTGGAATATCACCATTTGTAATGCAATTAGCAACAAGTATGGTTCAAGTTATAAATAATAATGCTTTAAAAACTTATGGTGGGGATTTAGCTATTGGAGCGATGACGACAGTTAACGCTGTGGCATTACTTTGTTTTATGCCTGTGTATGGAATATCTCAAGGAGCTCAGCCTATTATTGGGTATAACTATGGTGCAAAACAGTTCCATAGAATGAAAGAAGCTTTAAAAATATCTATGGGAGTTGGAACTTTAATATTTCTTATAATTTTATTTTTTATAGAAAGTTTTCCAATAACAATAATTAAAATGTTTAACAGTGATCCTACAATAATTAAAATGTCTGTTGAAGGAATGAGAATATATTTAATAGCAATGCCGGCAATTGGATTGGCAATGGCTGGAAGTAATTATTTTTTAGCAGTTGGAAAGGGAAAAATGGCAATGTTTTTAAGTTTACTGAGACAAGTTATTTTATTAATTCCTTTGATAACGATATGTTCAAAGCTTTTAGGATTACGTGGAATATGGTTAGCACAGCCTATTTCAGATACAATAAGTTCTATTATTACAGTTATAATGTTAAAAAGAAATTTATCAAAACAAAAGACAGCGATTTAA
- a CDS encoding type 1 glutamine amidotransferase domain-containing protein: MKKILMVVTSHSSLGDTDKKTGIWLSEFTEPYFALIENGIDVVVASIHGGVAPIDPNSLHKEALDESTEKYFNSDKKVLDYTLPIKDIDFKDFDGIFYPGGHGPMWDLSSDEKNAELVSNFYNNGKIVAAVCHGPAALLKGKTLSGESILKNKKVTGFSNEEEKTVGLDKVVPFLLEDKLQELSGHYEKSDVLFAPYTVQDGIILTGENPASALPLVKEVLKLLK, from the coding sequence ATGAAAAAAATTTTAATGGTTGTAACATCTCATAGTTCTCTTGGAGATACTGATAAGAAAACTGGAATATGGCTATCTGAATTTACTGAGCCTTATTTTGCTCTTATTGAAAACGGTATTGACGTAGTTGTTGCTTCTATTCATGGTGGCGTTGCTCCTATAGATCCTAATAGTCTTCATAAAGAAGCTCTTGACGAGAGTACTGAAAAATATTTTAACTCTGACAAAAAAGTTTTAGATTACACCCTTCCTATTAAAGACATTGATTTTAAAGATTTCGACGGAATTTTCTATCCAGGTGGGCACGGACCTATGTGGGATTTATCTAGTGATGAAAAAAATGCTGAACTTGTTTCAAATTTTTATAATAATGGTAAAATTGTGGCTGCTGTTTGTCACGGTCCTGCTGCATTGTTAAAAGGAAAAACTCTTTCTGGAGAATCTATTTTAAAAAATAAAAAAGTTACTGGCTTTTCTAACGAGGAGGAAAAAACTGTAGGTTTAGATAAGGTTGTTCCATTTCTTTTAGAGGATAAACTTCAGGAGTTAAGTGGGCACTATGAAAAAAGTGATGTTTTATTTGCTCCTTATACTGTCCAAGATGGAATTATATTAACTGGAGAAAATCCAGCTTCAGCTCTTCCTTTAGTTAAAGAGGTTTTAAAACTTTTAAAATAA
- the yjeM gene encoding glutamate/gamma-aminobutyrate family transporter YjeM, with amino-acid sequence MSNHTRTDQNKMGMMALALMIFTSVYGFANIALSFFNMGYSAIPYFLLSAVLYFVPFSLIIAEMAQAFRNDHGGIYTWMEKSVGIKWAFTGIFMWWISYVVWMVGKATNMWIPLSFGIFGKNIFTDANVMAWTGLKSSQFFGIIGIVFMIYTTYVAIKGIKGISKVASIGGIAVIALNILLFIGGVIVLITKGLTLGETNFNLFQSPNPNFGTPVAALGFLVYSIFAFGGMEASGGLVDNVKDKKSYIGGLTFAGAIISIGYAIGVFLVGTFTNWSDIMAAKDINGEALVNYATVTYVIVGQLGYTLGKVFNMSHPEVLQVIFSRFAGFGMFFAYVGAFFTLVYAPLKQMIDGTPEELWPYGIGKDDEVTKTPKKALTMQAIFVIVMIALVAFGGSGASKFFATLQGMTNIAMTLPYIFISYAYIRFLNNDSIEKPFRVLSKNKSFGVFAGWIVTLVVAFGNIFSVMDLNGSDVGIFGINIPGVYDEFIIGPVIFSIISYLIVHHYEKRKK; translated from the coding sequence ATGAGTAATCACACTAGAACAGATCAGAACAAAATGGGAATGATGGCACTTGCATTGATGATTTTCACTTCAGTTTATGGATTTGCCAACATAGCGCTTTCTTTCTTTAATATGGGATATTCTGCTATTCCATATTTTCTTTTATCCGCAGTTTTATATTTCGTTCCATTCTCTTTAATAATTGCAGAGATGGCACAAGCTTTTAGAAATGACCATGGTGGTATCTATACCTGGATGGAGAAATCCGTTGGTATAAAATGGGCATTCACAGGAATTTTTATGTGGTGGATATCCTACGTTGTATGGATGGTTGGAAAGGCCACTAATATGTGGATTCCATTATCCTTTGGTATCTTTGGTAAAAATATCTTCACTGATGCCAACGTTATGGCATGGACAGGTTTAAAATCTTCTCAATTTTTCGGAATTATTGGAATTGTATTCATGATTTATACTACTTATGTTGCCATTAAAGGTATTAAGGGTATTTCTAAAGTTGCATCAATTGGTGGTATAGCCGTTATTGCACTTAACATTCTTCTTTTTATTGGTGGAGTTATTGTACTTATTACGAAGGGATTAACTCTTGGTGAAACTAACTTTAATTTATTTCAATCTCCTAATCCTAACTTTGGAACTCCTGTAGCAGCTTTAGGATTCTTAGTTTACTCTATTTTTGCATTTGGTGGAATGGAAGCATCTGGTGGATTAGTTGACAATGTAAAAGATAAAAAATCATATATTGGTGGACTTACTTTTGCAGGAGCAATTATCTCTATTGGATATGCTATTGGAGTATTTTTAGTAGGAACTTTTACAAACTGGTCTGATATTATGGCTGCTAAAGATATCAACGGCGAAGCTCTTGTAAATTATGCCACTGTAACTTATGTTATTGTTGGTCAATTGGGATATACTCTTGGAAAAGTATTTAATATGAGTCATCCTGAAGTTTTACAAGTTATTTTCTCCAGATTTGCTGGATTTGGTATGTTCTTTGCATATGTTGGAGCTTTCTTTACTTTAGTTTATGCTCCATTGAAGCAGATGATTGATGGTACTCCAGAAGAGCTATGGCCTTATGGAATTGGAAAGGATGATGAAGTTACTAAAACTCCTAAAAAAGCTTTAACAATGCAAGCTATCTTTGTAATAGTTATGATTGCCCTTGTTGCTTTTGGTGGTTCAGGAGCATCTAAATTCTTTGCTACTTTACAAGGAATGACAAATATTGCTATGACTCTTCCTTATATATTTATTTCATACGCTTATATAAGATTTTTAAACAACGATAGTATTGAAAAACCATTTAGAGTTTTATCTAAAAATAAAAGTTTTGGTGTCTTTGCTGGTTGGATTGTTACTTTAGTGGTAGCATTTGGTAATATCTTTTCAGTAATGGATTTAAATGGCTCAGATGTAGGTATTTTTGGTATAAATATTCCAGGAGTTTATGATGAATTTATAATTGGACCTGTTATATTTTCTATAATATCATATTTAATTGTTCATCATTACGAAAAAAGAAAAAAATAA
- a CDS encoding PTS transporter subunit IIC, with amino-acid sequence MKIRKFLRKKDIELSGKKYFVEALSAMALGMFSTLITGSILNMIGQQLNIKFLTDIIWPISRDITGAGIGVAIAYGLKAPPLVLFSSTFTGMIGYSLGGPVGAYITSLIATEFGKAISKETKIDIVLTPAITILIGGLVGTTIGPILGKIMTGIGFLIMESTELHPVLMGIVISVFMGMALTLPISSAAIAMMLKLEGIAAGAATLGCCTQMIGFAVTSYKDNGWGGVIAQGLGTSMLQFSNIVKSWRIWIPQILASIILSPLVTIVFKIENSSAGAGMGTSGLVGVLESYITMTKIGRGGLETIILIIVIYILCPALVTYLIYIFMRRKGFIKDGDMKIEK; translated from the coding sequence ATGAAGATACGTAAATTTTTAAGAAAAAAAGATATTGAATTATCTGGAAAAAAATATTTTGTAGAAGCCCTAAGTGCTATGGCTTTAGGTATGTTTTCAACTTTAATAACAGGTTCAATTTTAAATATGATTGGTCAACAATTAAATATTAAATTTTTAACAGATATTATTTGGCCTATTTCAAGGGATATAACTGGTGCCGGAATAGGAGTAGCCATTGCTTATGGATTGAAAGCACCACCTTTAGTTTTATTTTCATCAACTTTTACAGGTATGATTGGTTATTCTCTAGGTGGACCAGTTGGAGCGTATATAACCTCTTTGATAGCAACTGAGTTCGGAAAGGCGATTTCGAAAGAAACTAAAATAGATATTGTACTTACTCCAGCAATAACTATTTTAATAGGAGGTTTAGTAGGAACAACGATTGGTCCAATTTTAGGAAAAATAATGACAGGAATAGGATTTTTGATAATGGAATCAACAGAATTACATCCAGTTTTAATGGGAATAGTGATATCTGTTTTTATGGGAATGGCTTTAACTCTTCCTATTAGTAGTGCAGCAATAGCCATGATGTTGAAATTAGAAGGAATAGCAGCTGGTGCAGCAACTTTAGGATGTTGTACTCAGATGATAGGCTTTGCAGTTACAAGTTATAAAGATAATGGATGGGGAGGGGTAATAGCCCAAGGCCTTGGAACTTCTATGCTTCAATTTTCCAATATTGTGAAAAGTTGGCGAATATGGATTCCACAAATATTAGCGTCAATTATATTAAGCCCTTTAGTAACTATAGTTTTTAAAATAGAAAATAGTTCGGCTGGAGCTGGAATGGGAACAAGTGGATTAGTTGGAGTATTAGAAAGTTATATAACAATGACAAAAATAGGAAGAGGAGGATTAGAAACAATTATTTTAATAATTGTTATATATATATTATGTCCAGCTTTAGTGACTTATTTAATATATATTTTTATGAGGAGAAAAGGTTTTATAAAAGATGGAGATATGAAAATAGAAAAATAA